The window GTCTTGCAAATAATAAAAAAGAACTATCCTGAGATAGAAGTAATAATAAGCACTGGCCACGGGGCAATAGAGACAGCAGTTCAGGCCTTGAGGTTTGGAGCTTTTGACTATACAAATAAACCTATAGAGTATGATGAACTGGTCTTGATAATTATGAGAGCTCTCGATAAGCAAAGAGTTGTGAGAGAAAAACAGGCAGCTGAAGATGCTCTAAGATTAAGTGAGGAAAAATACAGGACAGTAGTCGAGCAGGCAAATGACGGGATAGCCATTATAAAAGATGGGGTATTTGAGTATGTAAGTCCTCCCTTGGGAAAGATATTGAATTACACTGTTTCTGAGCTAGAAGGAAACTCTGTTATGAATAATATATCTTCAGATAGTGATTATGAGTTTAGGAATTACATGGACAGCGGCTTTACAGGGAAGTCGGAAATAGTATTCTTGAATAGAGATAAGGAAAAAATATATATAGAATTGAGCTCAGGGACTATCGAGTATAGGGGTAAAGAGGCTTATTTAGTAATTTTTAGAGATATAACAGAGCGAAAACTCTCAGAAGAAAAAATAAGATATTTAAGCTTTCATGATAGTCTGACAGGATTATATAACAGGGGTTATTTTGAAGAGGAGATGAAAAGACTCGACACAAAGAGACAGCTTCCAATAAGTATTATTGTCGGTGATGTAAATGGACTAAAACTCTCTAATGACGCTTTTGGTCACTATATCGGAGATGAACTGCTAAAGGCAGCAGCAGAGTGTATAAAAAAATCATGTCGCAAAGAAGATATCATCTCTAGATGGGGTGGAGATGAGTTTGTAATTTTACTTCCCACAGTTACAGAAACTAATGTCCAAAAAGTATGTGACAGAATAATGAATGAGTGTGAAAAATATGATGAGCTGCCTTTTAAGATAAGTATCTCACTTGGTGAAGCTACAAAGAATGATGAATCTCAGGATCTCAGGGAGATTTTAAAAACTGCAGAAGACAAAATGTATAAAAATAAATTGATGTCAGGTAAAAGCATGAGGAACTCTATAATAACTTCTCTAAAGACTACTTTATATGAAAATAGTTTTGAAACAGATGAGCACAGTGGAAGAATGATTAAACTGTGTAAAAAATTTGGAAAAGTTTTGGAATTGTCAAATTCTAAGATTGAAGAGCTGGTTGCCATCGCAACATTACATGATATAGGAAAGGTTGCCATACCTAAAGAGATACTTTCAAAACCTGGCAAGTTAACTTTAGAAGAGATGGAACAAGTAAAAAAACATTCTGAAATAGGATACAGAATAGCAAAATCATGCCCAGAAATATCCCATCTGGCAGAAGGAATATTAGGACACCATGAGAGATGGGATGGAGAAGGATATCCCAATAAACTTAAGGGTGAAAAAATTCCATATGAATCTAGAATAATTTCTATATTAGATTCATATGACGTAATGATCAGTGACCGCCCCTATAAAAGAAAAATGAATCAAAAAGAGGCGGAAAAAGAATTGAAACGTTGTGCAGGTACACAATTTGATCCTTGCCTAGTTGAAAAATTTTTAGAGCTATTAGAAGAGCAATCTCTGCTTGTAAGTTAAAAGAGGGTTCCATGTGGAACCCTTTTTTAACTTAATATAGTTATTCACCATCAGGATGATTATTATAGATTTCGTTGAATTTATGGTGTATTTTAGAAAAAGCGGAGAGTATATCAGGGTCAAAATGTTCAGGAGAAGTTCTTCCATCTCCTTCTAAAATTATTCTGACAGCTTCTTCGTGGGTAAATGCTTTTTTATATGGTCTTTTACTGACAAGGGCATCATAGACATCTGAGATGGCCATTATTCTGGCTGATAAAGGGATATCTTCTCCAGAAAGTCCTTCTGGATATCCTGATCCGTCCCATTTTTCGTGGTGAGAATAAGCAATCTCCTTGGCAAAAGACAGAAATGATTTATTCCCAATGAATTTTTCAGATTTTTCGATGGTCTCTCTGCCATAAATTGTATGTTTTTTCATTATTTCGAATTCCTCTTTTGTGAGGCCGCTAGGTTTTAAAAGAATGCTGTCTGATATACCTACTTTTCCAATATCATGTAAAGGAGCTGATTTAAACATCAACTCAATATTCTTTTGGGTGAGCACCTTAGAAAATTTTGGATTGTCTTTAAGATATTCAGCCAGTGTTTCAACGTAGTGCTGGGTCCTGAAAATATGACTTCCTGTTTCATTATCCCTGGTTTCGGCCAGGTAAGCCAGACTTCTAATTGTGATATCCTGGGTAAGTTTTAACTCCATATCTCGCTTATTTACTTTAATTTCAAGATTTTCATTATGACCTTTTAATTTATCATGAAGTAATTTTAACTCTTCATCTCTTGTTTTTATTTTTTTGGTCATGTTATTGAATTCCTTGATTAAAGGGTAAAATTCCCTTCCTTTAGATTCATCTACGTGATAGGAATAGTCTCCTTCTGAAACTGCCTGAGCCGCCTTATAGAGTTTTGAGGCGGGAATGAAAAGGCTAAAGGTCACTATCCCAATAATACAAAGCAAAAGCAGTATTACTATTATAAATTCTGTTTTAAGAAAAGAATTATTTAAATTCATTAAAAGTCCTTTTATAGAACCAATATCGGATTTTATATAAATAACTCCTGTGATATCGTTATTATTTATTATGCTATACCTACTTCCATTAACTGGAATGGCCATGACCAAAGTGTCGCTAGAAAAATCAGATTTTATATATTTAAGCTTTCTGCCACTGAAAAGATTATCTAAATTTTCAGTATGCAAACCGTCAGATTCATTAAAAATTATGTTTGAAGCGATAATATTTTTATTCTTATCATAGATTGTAATTTCCTTAATAAAACCACTAGCCCCTATACTTTCCGTCATACGCTGAAGATCATAGAAGTCATTGTTTTGCATCAAAATTGAACTTGATAAATTTACACTGTCCAGTATAGCAGAGATTTCTTTCTCTGTATTCGTTTGAATATAATCATAGAATAAATTTTGGTACAGAAAAGATGCTAAGATAGATACAGCAGTCATTGTGATAGCTATCCCTAAGATGATTTTTAGACAAAACTTTATAAAATTTTTCCTTATTATATTCATTTTATTCACCTGTTATTATTTTTTTGAAAATCTAAAGTTGAATTCAATCTGTAATATTATTGATTATTTCTTCAGAATAAATATCTATGGCATTTACTGGATCTTGCAAGAGGTTGTTTTTAAGTAAAAATTCATTTAGTTCATTTATATGGGTTTTTAATACTCCAGCAGAAAACATTGTTTTATTTTCATTAGGAGTAAAAAAATAAAAGCTATTATAAAAAGCCTGAAACTCTTTTACAGACATATTTTCTTTAGAGGCCATTAATTTATAGGCTTCATCTGGATTATTTATGACATATTCCTGTGCCTTATACCATGCATTTATGAGGACTTTATAATCTTCAGGTCTTTTTTCTAAAGTCTTAGTTTTAGCTATAATAGCATCGTTGTATCCATCGATATCTTCTGTAGTTATTGCCACCCTTCCATTTCCATTTTTAGCAGCCTGATTCATAAAGGGGTCATAGGTGAAGCATGCATCCACCTCGCCAGCTACAAAGAGCTTCATCGCTTTTTCAGATGTGGTGGAGATAATCTTTACATCTTTATCCGAAATCCCTATTTTTTCCAAGGCTTTGTACAACAAAAAATGTTCATCGGTAGCTACCTCTACAGCTATTTCTTTACCCTTTAGTTCTTTTAAATCGTTAATATAATTTTTTACTACGAGGCCGTCTGCTCCGTCTATACGGCTGGTAGTGAGTATTATTTTTCCATTCTCGCCTTTATTATGATTTCGCATTGTGTTCAAATAAGTAGAATGTGTCAAGTCTGTTTTTCCAGCATAAAGAGAAGCTATGGAGTCTGACCAGGTTGAAAATCTTATAATCTCAACAGGGATGTCTTCAAAGTATCCTTGTTCTTGTGCTATATACCATAGTTCACAGGGGGGCCAGCCATTAATGGAAATCCTTATGGGTTCTTTGTAAGCTTTACATCCGGTAAATAGAACTATTAAAAAGCAAAATAATAAGACAGTTTTCTTCATAGCTAAAAATCTCCTCAAAAATAAAATAAGTATGGAAAGAAATCCATACTTTAAAAAAGGGACAAAGAATTTTTCCTCGGGAACTGGCTGCCATTTTAAAGGCCCTATAGTTTTGCGTCCCATTGTTTCCAATGGTTTGCCGATATTTTTTTTAATATATTTCAAATAATTATAGCATATAATGATGAAAAAAACCATGTTAGACACAGTATTTTTGCTATCATTTTGGTTTTTTTTATCAAATTTTGTCTAACGTAAAACAAAGCCCATATCGGGTCTCTGTGCCGTAGAAAAGAATTGGTTTTACATCATTCCTGGCATTCCCATTTGTGGCATAGCTGGGTTATGGTTTCAGCAACAATTACTTTTGTGGTTAATATAAAACCGAAATAGAATCGGCATTCTGAATAGCTAATCTAATAAATGTTGCTGCGCTGAACTATGGCTTCAGAAAGGATTTTTATTTTTATACTAGCCGACTATTAGAATTAATTGGACAGATAATTTCAGTTAATGTACAATTATTCATATAGAGTGACACTTAATAATTTAATGCCAGATTTGAAATAAGTCAGATTTTCGGAGGGAATTATGAAAGGAATTATACTTGCTGGTGGGACAGGAACAAGATTGTATCCAGTAACTAAATCCATATCAAAACAGATAATACCTGTTTATGATAAGCCTATGATATATTATCCAGTATCGGTACTTATGCTAGCTGGCATAAGGGAGATACTTGTCATCTCAACGATGAGAGACATTTCTGTATTTAAAGAGTTGTTAGGTGATGGTTCTAACTACGGCCTTAAAATATCCTACGCTGTTCAGCAAGAACCCAATGGCCTGGCAGAAGCCTTTATAATAGGAGAAGAGTTTATAGGAAATAAACCTTGTGCCCTTGTTCTAGGAGACAATATATTTTATGGGCATGGTCTCACAGGTATGTTGAAAGAGGCTGCATCTATAAAAAATGGAGCCACTATTTTTGGTTATTATGTAAATAATCCTGAATCTTTCGGCGTTGTAGAATTTGATCAAATGGGAAGGGCAGTTTCATTAGAAGAAAAACCTAAAAACCCCAAATCAAATTATGTAGTTCCAGGACTTTATTTTTACGACAATACAGTTGTGGAAAAAGCCAAAAGAATAAAACCCTCTAAAAGAAATGAGTTAGAAATAACAGAGTTAAACAAAATGTATCTCAAAGAAGGAAAGCTAAAAGTATCAAATCTAGGAAGAGGTATGGCCTGGCTTGATACAGGAACTCATGATGCCTTGCTAGATGCAGCTAACTTTGTAAAAACAATACAAGCCAGACAGGGAGTTATGATCGCCTGTCTAGAAGAGATTGCCTACAATAACGGCTGGATTACCAAAGAACAATTGGGAAATCAGATCAAGCCCCTTATGAAGTCCCATTACGGTGAGTATCTTCTAAAACTTATAAATAAGGATAGATTAGAAACGAGGATAAATAATGACAAAATTTAAAATAACAGAAACGAAAATAAAAGATTTGATAATTATAGACCCAGTTGTATTAAGTGACCAGAGAGGTTTTTTCATGGAGACATACAACAAGAGATATTTTGAAAAACTAGGTTTTAACTTAGAATTTGTTCAAGATAATCACTCAAAATCAAAAAAAGGAGTTTTGAGAGGACTTCATTTTCAGAAAGAGCATTCTCAGGGAAAGTTAATAAGGGTAACAAGAGGAAGCATATGGGATGTGGCAGTTGATTTGAGGAAAAAAAGTCCGACTTTTGGTGTATGGCATGGTTTAATTCTAAGCCAGGAAAACAAAAAGCTTTTTTATATACCAGAAGGCTTTGCCCATGGTTTTTTAACCTTGGATGATGATACAGAGATACAGTATAAATGCACTGATTTTTATTATCCTGAGTTTGATTCAGGTATAAACTGGGATGACCCTGATATCGGCATAAAATGGCCCTTTAAAGAATTTGGATTAGAGGAAGAAAATCTGATTTTGTCAGAAAGAGACATGGATCAGCCTAGTTTTAAGGAGTATTTAGGAGGAGCAAAATGATTCTTTTAACAGGAGGAAAAGGTCAACTGGGCAGTGAGTTCCAGAAACTCTTTAAAAAACTCGGCGTAGAGTATATTGCCCCGGGACACAGGGAAATGGATATTACAGATATAAATGCTGTGAAAAACTTTCTCGATGGGAAAAATATAGATTTTGTAATAAACTGTGCCGCCTATAATGATGTTGATAGGGCTGAAATGGAACCGGAAAATTGTTTCGCAGTAAACTGCCTGGCACCTGAAAACTTAGCCTTAGAATCTAAAAAAATAGGAGCTGTTTTTGTGACCTATTCAAGTGATTTTGTATTTGACGGAGAAAAAAAGAAACCGTATACAGAATCTGATATTGTTAACCCGATGAGTGTTTATTCCAAATCAAAGGCAGAAGGAGAAAAACGTGTTTTTACTGCCTGTGACAAGATCTTTGTCATAAGAACCTCTTGGGTATTTGGTACGGGAAACAATAATTTCGTCAAAAATGTAATAAACTGGTCACAACAAAGAGGAAAAATAGAGCTGGTAGAAGATCAGGTATCTTCACCGACCTATGCAAAAGATTTAGCAGAATACTCTTGGAAACTTATAAATTCAGATAAATATGGACTTTATCATTTGTCTAATACCGGTACAGCCAGTAAGTATGAAGAGGGGAAGTATATATTGGAAAAAATTGGATGGAAGGGTGAATTATTAAAAGTAAAGACTTCAAAATTCAATCTTCCTGCCAAAAGACCCAGGTATTCAAAGCTTTCTAACCAAAAAGCAGAAAAAATTACAGGAAAGAAAATGCCTCAATGGAAAAATTCCATAGATAGATTTTTTGAAGAGATAAAGGAAGGGGATCTGTGAAAACTTATTTAATTACAGGGGGAGCCGGATTTATAGGGGCTAACTTTTTAAAATATATGCTTAAAAAATATGAAAAAATAAATATAATAATCTTGGATAAGCTCACTTATGCAGGAAACCTTGAGAATATAAAAGATAATTTAGAAGATCCTAGGGTGAGCTTTATAAAAGGAGATATATGCGACAGTGATATGGTAGGAAAGATATTTCAACAGGAAAATATTGATTATGTAGTCAATTTTGCAGCAGAATCTCACGTGGATAAAAGCATAGAAAATCCAGGCATTTTTCTTAAGACCAATATAATGGGTACACAAGTTTTATTGGATGCTGCCAAGGAGCATTGGTCTTTTGGAACAGATGAAAAAGGCTATCCTCTATACACTGAAGGAAAAAAGTTCGTCCAGATTTCTACCGATGAGGTCTATGGGGATTTAAAAATTGATTATCCTGACGGGAAAAAATTAAAAGTCAGATGTGAAGAAATAGAAGAGTTATTGAAAATAAGACCTGTAATACCCAAGACATTTGGAAAGGATTTTTTTACTGAAAAAACTTCAATTAATCCCAGAAGCCCCTACTCTGCATCAAAGGCATCTGCGGATATGCTTGTTAGGGCTTATCATGAGACTTATCATATACCTGTCAATATAACAAGATGTTCAAATAATTATGGGCCTTATCAATTCCCAGAGAAACTTATACCGGTGATTATAAAAAATATAATAAAAGGGAAAAAAATTCCAATATATGGAAATGGCAGACAGGTGAGAGACTGGCTTTATGTGGAGGATCATTGCAGGGGAATAGATATGGTTATAAATAATGGGAGAGACGGAGAAGTCTATAATATAGGGGGATTCAATGAAGAGCAAAATATAGACATAGCCAGAATCATAATAGACAAACTTTACTGTGTAATAAAAGAAAATCCAAAATATCAAACTATTTTGAAAACAGACTTGAAAACAATAAATTATGACTTGATAACCTTTGTAAAAGATAGACTTGGACATGATGTGAGATATGCTATTGATCCTAATAAAACAGTCAAGGAACTTGGATTTTACCCTGAAACAGATTTTTCATTGGGGATAGAAAAGACCATTATATGGTATCTTGAAAACTGGAATGTTTTTTCTTTAGGTAAGGAATAAAAATAATAAACTTTAATTTGCCAGAGGTCTAAACCTAAAAGATCTTTGGTATTTTATATATTTTTTAAAAGTTCATTATTGAGAAGTTGGTAACCCATTGATGATAGGTGAAGTCCGTCTGTATAGAGGGAAAGGTTTAAAGAACCCTCCTCATCAAAGAAAAGTTCTGATATATCTAAAAAAATCAGGTTGTTTTCTTTAGCTAGGTCCTCTATAAACCTGTTAATTTGAAGTATGTTTATAGAAAGTTTACCGTCTCCAACTGCAGGAAGAATTCCCATTAATATTATCTCATCAAAATTTTCCTTTAAAGAAGACATTATTTTATTATAAAAATCACAGGTCTTTTCAAATGGGAAATTCATCAGTATGTCGTTTATTCCAGCCATAAAAATCACTTTTTCAGCCTCTATACTTTTAACCTCATCGATTCTCCAAAAAATATCCCTGGTGGTATCGCCTGCTACCCCCATATTTATGATATTATTGTCCTTCAGTGGATTCCACTCTGTTATGCTGTCTCCAAGTAATATAGTCTTTTTCATATTTCTTCTCCCATTATCCAATCGATATCATTTTTTGTTTCAATAAACGAGACACCATTTAAAAAGTCTTGAGGATTATATAGTTTCCCGCAAATGGCCGGATGGTTATGTTTTACTATTTTTCCAGAAACAATAAATTTTTCAAATTTCTGGGCCTTTCCTCCCCACAAAAGGTAAGTGAGATTTGGATTCTTTTTCCCTATAAAACTCAAAAGTTTTTCTGTAAAAGGCTTCCACAGGTTTATATGTGCCCCGGCATTTCCTATTTTTGTGGTGAGTGCAGTATTGAGAAATATCACTCCCTCACTGGCCCATTCTTTGAATAGTTTGTCCGGTGATAAAATCCTAAACTCTCTTTTGCTTATCTTTTCTCTCAACTCCTCTATACTGAGAATTTCGCCATAGTAACTCTTATATATGAGTTTAAGCATATTTTTTAGAGAGGTGTTTACCTTTGGGTCTCCCCAGGAATCAAGTTTTACCTCAAAGGACAGACCCGTGGCCACACCTTTTTGCGGATAGGGGTCCATACCTAAAAGGAGAACTTTTGCTTGGTTTAAGTCATACCTAAACACCTTGAAAATATTCTCTTTTATAGGGGTGTAATCTTCTCCTATAATATTTAGAATATTTTCTATAAAATTTAGTGTTTCATAATCAAAAAACTCGTGGTAAGAAAAGTGTATTTTATTTTCAGATAAAAATTTTTCTCTATTCAAAATAAACCTCCATGGCTATAAATTACTTTGTTTGAAACTAAAAGTTTATCGGTACTTATGATTGAGAGATTTTATTATAGCAAAAGTTTCTAAATCCATCTGGCCACTTATATTTTTAGGTCTAAAATGCATCTGAAAGGCCTTCAGAACATTTTTTTCTTTCTCATTCCACTGGCCGGAGATTTCCATATCATAACCGTATTTTTTAAACTCAGATTGTATATCCTCTATAGAGTAGATATCAAATATGGCAGAATCATAATAAAAATTATAGTCAGCATGATCATACCAGGCCCCTATACCGAACTCTTTGTATAACCTTTCCCAAGGGAACCTAGGTCCCGGGTCGGATTTCCGACCTGGGGCTATATCTGAGTGTCCAAGGATATTTGTCGGTTCTATATTAAATTTTTTAGATGTTTTTTTCAGCAGATGAGCAGTTTTTCTTATCTGGGATTCTTCAAAAGAATAGAATTGAAGTTCACCGTCTACTTCTGAAAAGCCAAGATTTACTATCTCTATTCCTATTGAGGTGTCATTTAGGTTGGTTCTCCCATTGAAACTGCTAAAACCTGCGTGCCAGGCCCTTTCATTTTCAGAAACAAGTTGAAATATAGGATCCCATCTAAGAGTCGTTATTAGGTAGTGAGAGCTAACATTTTCCTTTGTCAGGGTCTTTATAGATATTTTGTCATTACAGGCAGTATAATGCAAAATTATAAATTTTACTCGCTGATTTTTTCCTTTAGCAGTATAAGTTATGTTGTCTATTTCATAGTTAACCATGCTACACCCTGTAAGGATTATAGATATAATAACTAATAACAATCGCATCTTTTTCACCTCTTTTTCAATGAAACCTTTTCTTTGATTATAACACGTAAAGGTCAATTAAGTTAAGGTCTAGAAAAAATGATTGTTTATCTTAAAAAGGAAAAAAACTGAATTTCATTTTAAAATTTTAAGGTTTTTCATACTTATATCCAAAGCTTTTACAGAGTGAGTCAGTTTCCCCATTGAAACATAATCTATTTTAAATTTTTTCAAATTTTGAAGCCGTTTTTCATCCATGTTGCCAGAGACCTCTATAATGGCCCTACCATTGATATAATTGATGCATTCCTTGAGAAGTTCATCCTCCATATTATCTAGCATGATAATATCTGCTTTTGCTTCGATAGCTTCTTTTACCTGTTCTAAGCTTTCAGTTTCAACCTCGATTTTTTTTATAAAAGGATGTATTGTCCTTATCAGTTCCACGGCCTTTTTAATGCTACCAGCAGCAAGAATATGGTTATCCTTTACCATGGCCATATCTGACAGATCAAAACGGTGGTTGAATCCACCTCCTGTTAAGACAGAATATTTTTCCAGATATCTAAGCCCTGGCGTTGTTTTTCTAGTATCAAATATTTTTATACCGTATTCTTTTAGTATTTCAGAAGCTTCGTATGCAGCAGTTGCTATTCCTGACATTCTTTGCAAAAGATTTAGAGCTACTCTTTCTCCAGATAATAGTACTCTAGTGCACCCAGTAAGCTTGGCGATAATCTCTCCTTTTCTTACAAGCTCTCCCTCTTTTTTTATAAAATTTATGTCTACATCTCCCAAAATTTCAAAGACTCGTGAAAAAACATTTAATCCACAGATCTTCCCATTTTCTTTTGAGATCAGGTCAATTTCTGCCTTGCTGTCTAAAGAAGTGATACTTTCTGTGGTGATATCATCGTGAACCTTGTCCTCTAAAAGAGCATTTTTTATTATATCATCAATAATGACGTAATTCATTTTTCAAATCTCCTCTATGTCTAATTATAATTTCTCTTGCTGCTTTTTCAGGGCACCACTCGTCTTCAGATGCCAGGTTCTCCGTTAAAGTTATATCCTTTATATGTATATTGATATCAGAAGCAGCCTTTCTTCCGAAAACCAAAGCTTCTAGAAGTGAGTTGCTAGCCAGACGATTTTTTCCGTGTAGTCCTGTACAGGCAGCCTCTCCCACTACATATAGATACTGACAGCTTGATCTTCCTTTAAGGTTTGTTTTTATTCCTCCCATGAAATAATGCTGTGCCGGACTTATGGGAATAAGATCAGTAGTTATATCATATCCCCTTTCAAAGCACTCATTATATATACCTTCGAATCTATTTTTGATGTAATCAGAGTCAAGTTCAGTGGCGTCTAAGTATATCTGATA is drawn from Ilyobacter polytropus DSM 2926 and contains these coding sequences:
- a CDS encoding HD domain-containing phosphohydrolase; this encodes MKNKILVIDDEKMIREGLKKLLMLDDYEVLLGEDGIHGLEVIEKEHENIQVVILDIKMPRMDGMEVLQIIKKNYPEIEVIISTGHGAIETAVQALRFGAFDYTNKPIEYDELVLIIMRALDKQRVVREKQAAEDALRLSEEKYRTVVEQANDGIAIIKDGVFEYVSPPLGKILNYTVSELEGNSVMNNISSDSDYEFRNYMDSGFTGKSEIVFLNRDKEKIYIELSSGTIEYRGKEAYLVIFRDITERKLSEEKIRYLSFHDSLTGLYNRGYFEEEMKRLDTKRQLPISIIVGDVNGLKLSNDAFGHYIGDELLKAAAECIKKSCRKEDIISRWGGDEFVILLPTVTETNVQKVCDRIMNECEKYDELPFKISISLGEATKNDESQDLREILKTAEDKMYKNKLMSGKSMRNSIITSLKTTLYENSFETDEHSGRMIKLCKKFGKVLELSNSKIEELVAIATLHDIGKVAIPKEILSKPGKLTLEEMEQVKKHSEIGYRIAKSCPEISHLAEGILGHHERWDGEGYPNKLKGEKIPYESRIISILDSYDVMISDRPYKRKMNQKEAEKELKRCAGTQFDPCLVEKFLELLEEQSLLVS
- a CDS encoding HD domain-containing phosphohydrolase, with amino-acid sequence MNIIRKNFIKFCLKIILGIAITMTAVSILASFLYQNLFYDYIQTNTEKEISAILDSVNLSSSILMQNNDFYDLQRMTESIGASGFIKEITIYDKNKNIIASNIIFNESDGLHTENLDNLFSGRKLKYIKSDFSSDTLVMAIPVNGSRYSIINNNDITGVIYIKSDIGSIKGLLMNLNNSFLKTEFIIVILLLLCIIGIVTFSLFIPASKLYKAAQAVSEGDYSYHVDESKGREFYPLIKEFNNMTKKIKTRDEELKLLHDKLKGHNENLEIKVNKRDMELKLTQDITIRSLAYLAETRDNETGSHIFRTQHYVETLAEYLKDNPKFSKVLTQKNIELMFKSAPLHDIGKVGISDSILLKPSGLTKEEFEIMKKHTIYGRETIEKSEKFIGNKSFLSFAKEIAYSHHEKWDGSGYPEGLSGEDIPLSARIMAISDVYDALVSKRPYKKAFTHEEAVRIILEGDGRTSPEHFDPDILSAFSKIHHKFNEIYNNHPDGE
- a CDS encoding ABC transporter substrate-binding protein, coding for MKKTVLLFCFLIVLFTGCKAYKEPIRISINGWPPCELWYIAQEQGYFEDIPVEIIRFSTWSDSIASLYAGKTDLTHSTYLNTMRNHNKGENGKIILTTSRIDGADGLVVKNYINDLKELKGKEIAVEVATDEHFLLYKALEKIGISDKDVKIISTTSEKAMKLFVAGEVDACFTYDPFMNQAAKNGNGRVAITTEDIDGYNDAIIAKTKTLEKRPEDYKVLINAWYKAQEYVINNPDEAYKLMASKENMSVKEFQAFYNSFYFFTPNENKTMFSAGVLKTHINELNEFLLKNNLLQDPVNAIDIYSEEIINNITD
- the rfbA gene encoding glucose-1-phosphate thymidylyltransferase RfbA, which produces MKGIILAGGTGTRLYPVTKSISKQIIPVYDKPMIYYPVSVLMLAGIREILVISTMRDISVFKELLGDGSNYGLKISYAVQQEPNGLAEAFIIGEEFIGNKPCALVLGDNIFYGHGLTGMLKEAASIKNGATIFGYYVNNPESFGVVEFDQMGRAVSLEEKPKNPKSNYVVPGLYFYDNTVVEKAKRIKPSKRNELEITELNKMYLKEGKLKVSNLGRGMAWLDTGTHDALLDAANFVKTIQARQGVMIACLEEIAYNNGWITKEQLGNQIKPLMKSHYGEYLLKLINKDRLETRINNDKI
- the rfbC gene encoding dTDP-4-dehydrorhamnose 3,5-epimerase, whose translation is MTKFKITETKIKDLIIIDPVVLSDQRGFFMETYNKRYFEKLGFNLEFVQDNHSKSKKGVLRGLHFQKEHSQGKLIRVTRGSIWDVAVDLRKKSPTFGVWHGLILSQENKKLFYIPEGFAHGFLTLDDDTEIQYKCTDFYYPEFDSGINWDDPDIGIKWPFKEFGLEEENLILSERDMDQPSFKEYLGGAK
- the rfbD gene encoding dTDP-4-dehydrorhamnose reductase, whose amino-acid sequence is MILLTGGKGQLGSEFQKLFKKLGVEYIAPGHREMDITDINAVKNFLDGKNIDFVINCAAYNDVDRAEMEPENCFAVNCLAPENLALESKKIGAVFVTYSSDFVFDGEKKKPYTESDIVNPMSVYSKSKAEGEKRVFTACDKIFVIRTSWVFGTGNNNFVKNVINWSQQRGKIELVEDQVSSPTYAKDLAEYSWKLINSDKYGLYHLSNTGTASKYEEGKYILEKIGWKGELLKVKTSKFNLPAKRPRYSKLSNQKAEKITGKKMPQWKNSIDRFFEEIKEGDL
- a CDS encoding dTDP-glucose 4,6-dehydratase, with product MKTYLITGGAGFIGANFLKYMLKKYEKINIIILDKLTYAGNLENIKDNLEDPRVSFIKGDICDSDMVGKIFQQENIDYVVNFAAESHVDKSIENPGIFLKTNIMGTQVLLDAAKEHWSFGTDEKGYPLYTEGKKFVQISTDEVYGDLKIDYPDGKKLKVRCEEIEELLKIRPVIPKTFGKDFFTEKTSINPRSPYSASKASADMLVRAYHETYHIPVNITRCSNNYGPYQFPEKLIPVIIKNIIKGKKIPIYGNGRQVRDWLYVEDHCRGIDMVINNGRDGEVYNIGGFNEEQNIDIARIIIDKLYCVIKENPKYQTILKTDLKTINYDLITFVKDRLGHDVRYAIDPNKTVKELGFYPETDFSLGIEKTIIWYLENWNVFSLGKE
- a CDS encoding GDSL-type esterase/lipase family protein: MKKTILLGDSITEWNPLKDNNIINMGVAGDTTRDIFWRIDEVKSIEAEKVIFMAGINDILMNFPFEKTCDFYNKIMSSLKENFDEIILMGILPAVGDGKLSINILQINRFIEDLAKENNLIFLDISELFFDEEGSLNLSLYTDGLHLSSMGYQLLNNELLKNI
- a CDS encoding uracil-DNA glycosylase, whose protein sequence is MNREKFLSENKIHFSYHEFFDYETLNFIENILNIIGEDYTPIKENIFKVFRYDLNQAKVLLLGMDPYPQKGVATGLSFEVKLDSWGDPKVNTSLKNMLKLIYKSYYGEILSIEELREKISKREFRILSPDKLFKEWASEGVIFLNTALTTKIGNAGAHINLWKPFTEKLLSFIGKKNPNLTYLLWGGKAQKFEKFIVSGKIVKHNHPAICGKLYNPQDFLNGVSFIETKNDIDWIMGEEI
- a CDS encoding N-acetylmuramoyl-L-alanine amidase, which codes for MRLLLVIISIILTGCSMVNYEIDNITYTAKGKNQRVKFIILHYTACNDKISIKTLTKENVSSHYLITTLRWDPIFQLVSENERAWHAGFSSFNGRTNLNDTSIGIEIVNLGFSEVDGELQFYSFEESQIRKTAHLLKKTSKKFNIEPTNILGHSDIAPGRKSDPGPRFPWERLYKEFGIGAWYDHADYNFYYDSAIFDIYSIEDIQSEFKKYGYDMEISGQWNEKEKNVLKAFQMHFRPKNISGQMDLETFAIIKSLNHKYR
- the nadC gene encoding carboxylating nicotinate-nucleotide diphosphorylase, translating into MNYVIIDDIIKNALLEDKVHDDITTESITSLDSKAEIDLISKENGKICGLNVFSRVFEILGDVDINFIKKEGELVRKGEIIAKLTGCTRVLLSGERVALNLLQRMSGIATAAYEASEILKEYGIKIFDTRKTTPGLRYLEKYSVLTGGGFNHRFDLSDMAMVKDNHILAAGSIKKAVELIRTIHPFIKKIEVETESLEQVKEAIEAKADIIMLDNMEDELLKECINYINGRAIIEVSGNMDEKRLQNLKKFKIDYVSMGKLTHSVKALDISMKNLKILK